The sequence below is a genomic window from Prosthecobacter dejongeii.
TAGGCACAGTAGTTCCACATCGCCACACACAAGAAGGGCCGAAGGTTGCTTATTTAACCACAGCCGATTCCCCGCCATGGCGTGAATTAAAAAATCTGGCTTCTACCATTAGATATTCGGGGACTTGTGTTAATGGTCCATTTCTAGCTGTACGACGAACTTCAAGTCCATCAGATATTAATCGCGCAATTACCACAATTATTAATTACTCAGGCTCTGTCGCCGTCGAAAATCACCTTATTACGTTACGTCCATTAGACGGAAAAATACAAACTTGCCGTCGTATTCAAAAACACCTCCGTTCCGAAAAGGTTCGAGAATGGTTAGATGGACGGATTCGATGTAGACATTTAACCGTTTCTTCGTTACGCGAAATACCAATATCACCAAACGATTGCCCTTAATAATAAACCCCGAATACAATGCCACTTGAACAAGAAGTTTTAGAAGGACGCCAGGAAATACATACGGATGCCTATTCAATGTCGATTGGGGAGATCGTTAATCTCTACAGGGATGGTGAGCTCGAAATCCACCCTGAATTTCAAAGGGAGTTCAGATGGAAGCTTTCCCAAAAAAGTAGACTCATAGAATCCATATTACTCGGAATTCCACTTCCATCTATTTTTGTAGCGCAGCGAAACGATGGTGTTTGGGACGTCGTAGATGGACTGCAGCGAATTTCTACTATTCTTTCATTTATGGGAGAACTCCTGGATGAGAGCGGATGTAAGGTTGAACAGCTTGTTCTTGAGAAGACCCCCTACCTTCCCTCACTTGAAGGGGTTTCATGGGATAATGGAATGCCAGACGATCTTAAAAGAGCCTTCAAACGAGAAAAGTTTGATGTAAAAATCATTAAAAAAGAAAGCGACGAAAACGCTAAGTTTGAACTCTTCCAACGACTTAACACTGGTGGAGCCGGTCTTTCAGAACAGGAAGTGCGTAACTGCCTTCTCCTTATGGTAAATCGAAAATCTTACGAATGGCTTAAGGAGAGGAGTAAAAATGAAAACTTCATAAACTGCTTAAATTTAACTGATAGACTAATTGATGAAAAATATGAGATGGAGCTCGTTTTGCGCTTCATCTGTATTGTGAAGTATGATAAGAGTGCACCTATTGATGACGAGGATATGGGACCATTCCTAACTACTCAAATGAAAAGGTTAATGGTAGACAATGATTTTGCTTTCGAAAATGAAACCAAATTATTTGATACAACTTTCAATATTTTAGCTCGGCTCAAAGGAGAGGACGCCTTCAGACGTTATTCACAGCCCAAACAAAAACATGAAGGACAGTTTTCTGTTTCTTTATTTGAATGCATTTCGGCGGGCGTTGCTTTTGCGATACAACAAGGGCAGACCGAAGTGGAAATTTCATCTAAGCTTAGCACGCTAGTAGTTACGTTAGCGGATAATCCAAATTTTAACGAAGCAACCAAGCACGGAATGAGAGGAATCAACCGTTTGCCCAAACTTGTTGATCTGGCGCGTGAGTTGTTCAGATAGGTAACCCATGGAGCTAAAATGAAGATAAAATCGATCGGCGACTTTGAAGCTGCAATAGATAAAGATTTTCAATGGCGCAAACACGAAATCACCACAATAAAACTTGCTCTAAAATCCGCCCGAGCTCATCAAGTGGACGTGTATTTTAGATCAGGAGTTGTATTATTATATGCTCACTGGGAAGGCCTTGTTAAGTTTTCCGCAAAAGCCTATTTATCCTATGTAAATAACCAAGGATGTTGCTACCACTTGATGCAGCCAAATTTTTTGTTTTTTGCAGTAAAAGAGTCCCTAGAAAACTCAGGTAAAGTTAATCTAAGTAACTATTCACTTTTTGAAAAAACACAGGATTTTTTCACAACCTCTAACACACAGAAATTTTGTGTTAATGCTGATCTTCACATCTCCACCAAAGAAAATCAGAACCTCACCTCTGCTGAATTTAAAGCAATAGTGTGTAAATTAGGCCTGCGGTATCTAACGTTGTATGAGTTAAAAGAGAAGCTGATTGATAACCAATTATTGAAATATCGGAATAAAGTAGCTCATGGCGAGTCTTTAAGAGATGAAATATCTGATCCACTGGACACATTCACTACTCTGACAGATAAGGTTCTTGAAAATTTGGAGAGTTTGTGCTCTCAACTTAGGCAGGCTGCTCAGGGCAAAAACTTTCTAAAACCTGCGGCTTAAAAGCTATCTCACAAGATCACCCTCTCCTTTCAATTTAATATAAGATATTTATGATTGATAATTCCATTAATGGATTAAGTATTTGCGAATAGTGCGCAAAACAGAGAACTCTAGCTGAATATCAAAATATCTCTTTGCCGACCCAGACTCAGTTAGCCCCACTCTAAGCATTAGCGTAATATATTCTTCGTTTCGCGAGTCCCGCCTTATCATCGGCGTCAAAGTTTCACCAGTGCTGGTTTGCTGGTCTCTCAGAAATTAACCTTACGCTCCAATATAATTGGTGGAGGAAAAGCCTCGAATGCATGGAAAAGAATTCCCATACGATTCACTGCTTTACAGCCCCCTCAGAAAACAAGCTGCAAAGTGGTCCTAACAGTGCTAAAGGCTCTGCCCCACATGCTCACCCTCCGCGACGTCACCAAGACTTTCAATGCCCGAACGCTGTTTACCGGGGCCAACATGACTGTGAACTACGCAGAACGCGTGGCTCTCGTCGGCCCGAACGGTGCGGGCAAGTCCACGCTGTTTTCTCTGATCCTGAAGGAGGATGAGCCGGACGCGGGCGAGGTGATCCGCGATGAGTGGACGACCCTGGGCTACCTGCCGCAGGAGAGCGAGCCGGTGGGCGAGGAGACCATCCTGGATGTGGCCACGGGCAAGGCGGGGCTGATCGAGGAGCTGGAAAAGATCCTCCGCGAGTTCGAAGAACGCGGCGATGTGGCAGCCCCGGAATACAATGAGGCGCATGCCAAGCACGATGCGCTGAATGATCCGCAGGCCGAGGCGAAGGCGAAGAAGATCCTGAAGGGGTTCGGTTTCAAGGAAGAGGATTTTAGCAAACCTGCCCGTGAATACTCGGGCGGCTGGGTGATGCGTGCGCACTTGGCGCGGATCCTGGTCATCGAGCCAGATCTGCTGCTGCTGGATGAGCCGACCAACCACCTGGACCTGCTGTCCCTGATGTGGTTCCGCAATTACCTGAAGAACTACCCGGGTGCGATCCTGCTGATTTCGCATGACCGTGACTTCATGGATGAGCTGATCGAGACGGTGTACGAGATCGAAGAGAGCAAGCTGGTGCAGTACCAGGGTAACTACACGCAGTACCTGACGCAGAAGGAAGCGAACTGGGAGCGCGCCTACCAAGCCTGGAAAAACCAGCAGAAGGAGATCGAAGCGATCCAGGAATTCATCGATCGGTTCCGCTCCGTGACCTCGAAGGCGGCGCAGGCGCAGAGCCGCGAGCGCCAACTGGAGAAGATGGATAAGCTGGACCGGCCGCGCCCCTTGCGGAAGGCCTTCCGTTTCAATTTCCCGCAGCCTCCGCGCGGCGGCCAGCGTGTCATCGCGCTGACGGACATCCATCAGGCCTACGGCGAGAAGAAGATCTACCAGGGCCTGGACCTGGAAGTGGAAAAGGGCGAGCGCACCGTGCTGGTGGGCCCCAACGGCGCAGGCAAGTCCACACTGATCAAGATCATGGCCGGCGAGGTGCCTTTCCAAAAGGGCGAGCGCCGCTTTGGCACGAACATCAAGATGGGCTACTTCTCCCAGCACCGCGCCGATACGCTGGACCCGGAATGCACCATCCTGGAAGAACTAAAACGCTGCGCCCCTGAGTTGCGTGAAGACGATGCCCGCAGCATCCTGGGTAGCTTCCTCTTCAAGCGTGAAGACGTTTACAAGAAGTGCAAAGTCCTCAGCGGGGGTGAAAAGAGCCGTCTGAATCTGGTGAAGTTCCTGGTGGATCCGCCTAACCTACTTTTGATGGATGAGCCGACGACGCACTTGGACATATGGGCCATTGAGGGCCTGATCCTGGCGCTGCAAAAGTTTGAAGGCACACTGGTCTTCATTTCACATGACGTGCACTTCATCCGCAGTCTCGCGACGAAGGTGCTGCACATCAATGCCGGGGTGGTCACGCCTTACAGTGGCGGTTATGACTACTACCTGGAGAAGACAGGCGCGGAAGAGAATGCACGCGCGGCGGTGATCGCAGGCTAGTTAGAGTCCAGCCCCACCTGCACACGGACGAACTTGGCCCTCTGGTGGCCGAGTTCTGGCGTCACCCGGACCTGCACGGTCTCGGTGAGGCCGTCGTCATTGGGCGTCACAGATTCCTCCACCACATCCTGGCCGGAGGAGTCCCAGTGGGTGAGGTTTTCACTGGTCTCGATGATGTAGTGCAGGCCGCTGCGCTCAATGTGACGGCGATAGTTGAGGAGCAGGTAGGTTTCCCCGGTGGTGAGGCTCCTCCCCCGAGATGCGTGTGGCAGCATGGCGGGCCCCTGCGTGACCGCTGGCGGGATGCCCAGGGCGTGATCCAGCAGATCGGCGATGCCATTGCGATTGTTATCCCCAGCGGGATTGGCGATGCGGTAGATGCGGCTGATGACCGTGGTGGTATTCGGCGGACTGGCGCGGTCTGTCGCCGTGAGGGTAAAGACATTCGCCCCGTCCTGCAACCCTGTGAGGGACTGGTGCCAACTCGCATACCCATTGGCACTCGCCACAGGCTGGCCATTGATGGAGACGGAAGCGAGACCGCTGCCTGCATCCGCAGCCGTGCCTGAGATATCTGCACTCGTCCTGGAAAGGCAGCGGATGACAGGCGTGAGCAGGGCCAGAGCTGGCGGGGTGGAGTCCTGCGTGGAAGCAACGCTGGCTGAGGGAGCGGAATAAACAAAGGTGGGCAGTGGTAGGTGACTGACCGACCAAGAAAGCGCACCTGCGGCCCCACCTGTCACAGTACTGGTTAGGCGAGCACGCAGTCTGATGGCAGGTATGTCTGCCCCGCCGGTCAATGCATGCAGATCCGTGCCAGATGGCACGGCCGTGGCGAGAACCTGCCCCGACGGCGCTAAAACATCCACCATGACGGTGGTCTGAGCAGGCTGGTCCGGACTGAAGAGGAGCGTGCCCCAGCGGTAAAGCGAGGTGGGCTGGATGATGAGCGATTCAAACGTGCCCGCGCTTGCGGAGCCGATCTCGCTCGAGCTCCAGGTCACCTCGCCCGCTGTCACGGTCTGCTGCCAAGTCTGCGGTGTCACCGTGCTGGTGGCCACACGGCTGCGGGCGCGGTAGTGGTAGGTCTGCCCGTCCACGAGACCGCTGAAAGTGTAGCCCACCCCAGGCACCCAGGTGCCGATTTGAGATTGGGTAAAGGCAGCGTCTAGGGCGGCCTCCACTTGGATTTCCACTCCTGTAGGCACCGCAGGCCAGAGGATCTGATTCGCCAGGCCAGAGGTGAATAGCGGCTCAGGATTCAGCGCTGGAACAGGCACCACGAGGCCTTCGGGAATCGTGGTGGGGTTGACATCGAAAGGCGGTGAAATTGACACCAGTCCCCCAGGCGTAGTGATGACGAGCACCACGCTGCCACGGGCCTCGCCCAGGCTCACCGCACCCACCCAGGTGCCCTGCACAAAGGTGATGGGCGCGGCGGGTGTGACGGGCAGTGGGTAAGATCCAGAACGAGCGGTGAGGAGTGCGGTGCCGTGGTAGGGAATAAGCGCCCCGGTTTCATCCTTGGCCGTCAGGCTTAGCTGGATCGGCCTGCCCTGCACCTGGGGTGAGGCGATGGGACTAACCGCGATGTGAGCAGGCTCATCATCCAAGACCTGTACCGCGACACTGCCCCCCAGCAGGCCCGCCGAGCTGACCCGAATGAGCGCGGTCTGCTCGCCATCGCGTAGCGCATCATCCACCGGGGCCACCTCAAACGAGACACTCATCTCCCCCGCAGGCAGGATCACGATGGGCGGCACAGTCGCCGCAGAGGTGTCGCTGGAGGATAACTCCACCACGGTATCCTCACTGCGTGGCCCGGAGAGAGTGAGGGTGACCTCACTGGCCACACCCCCTTCACGCAGTGGGTCAGGTTCCGTCATGACGATCTGAGCGCTTTCATTGTCGAGCACTGAAAGTGTAGCAGTGACGGCCTGCATCCCATTCGCACTTGCGGTTAGGCTGATTTCCTGCGCACCATCGAGGAAGACATCATCCACGGCCGAGATGGGAAAAGAGGTGCTATTTTGTCCCGCAGGGATCGTCGCCACGCTGCTGTGCACCCTCACTTGGTCAGGGCTGGCTGAGCTGAGATAAACCGGGATTGGGTTTGCCAAAAAGGACGACATCTGGACCGTGGCTGTCGCGGTGGGGTTCCCCTCCATGACGGATACAGGAAGAGATAGGTTCAGCGAGGTCACTTCATCATCCAGCACGCGGATGTGGTTGTAGCTGGTGGGTTTAGCCGTGGCAGCAGCGGTGATGATGACGGCTTTGCCCAGATCGGCGATCTGATTTTGCGGTGCGCTGATGAGAATGGTGGCAGAGGTCTGCCCGGCAGGAATGGTGACGCTGCTCGGCAGGCTGAGGCGTGCCCTCGCATTGCAGGTGAAGGTCACGGTCGTGTTGAACAGCACCGGAGAAGCTAGAGACACCTGCACAGGCACATTGAGGCTGCCTTCCATCATCGTGGCTGGCAGCGCGAAGCCTATCGCACTGGTGGGATTTGCCCGGATAGCAATGCTATCCAGAGCGATGCCGTCGCTGGTGGCCGACTGGTCATCATACTGAGAAAAACGAATCTTAAAGGTGGCATTGTAGCTCCAGCCCAGGTGCTGAAGAATGGGGTCCAAATACACGCGAGTGGCCGTGCTAGCGTAGCTGGAAGATAGGCTGACGAACGAGGATATTTCATGCCAGGTCACCCCATCTTGACTGATGGCCACGCCATCAAAGTTCGCGGTGGAGCCGAAGGTGCCCAGCGGCCCCATGGGCGAGGCCGGATGATTATCATCGGAATATTCCTTCGCATACCACTCCACGGAGACATGGCTGCGCCCGGCCAGATTCACCGTCAGCGTGGGGCTATTGCGGACAAAGGTGCCCGTGGAGGAAGTGGGTGCATCCAGCAGCAGGTGATAGCTGCCAGACTTGGGCGTGTAGCCGGAAACGACTTGAGCCCGTGCGGTAGGGCTGCTGTCTGCCGTGCTCCACTGCGGCCCTAAGAGCCCGCTTTCAAACCCCTCAAAGAGCACCAGGTCTGAACCGGTGACCAGAGAAGGAGAAGTGGTGAAAATGGGCGGGCTGAAACCCACAACACCCGATGGGGCCTGGGCCCGCAGCCAGAGGGTATTCGTGGGTGATACTGGCATGAAAGCCTGCACCCCCGCACTGCCGACGCTGAAGGATAAAGGAGAATTGACGATGGGCCCCACGTTCTTGAGTTCGTAGTGCAGCAGGGTCGGCAGCTCGTCGCTAATCACAGCCACCGGACCTGTTGTCTGCGTCCAGGCGAGGGGATCTCCGTGTTGCCCATCGCTGGTGCCGGAGAGCATCCTGGCCGGGGCGGTGGTGCTGCAGCGCACGGTGGGAGCAGCCGTGGGGACCGCATTCCGAAAGGAGATATCTACCATGAGGTTCTGAATGCCATTGTAGAAAAACGGGCGTTGAAAAGCAGGGTTGGTAGCGTTGACCGCGAAGGTCGCAGCACTGAACACCGTCGTCCAGCCCCCCTCCTCCCAGGTGGCTCCAGCCAAGGAATCGCGATGGGTATGCTTGAGCCGTAGGGTGAACTGCCCCAGGGTCTGGCCACTGTCCTGATAACGGCTGAAATCCAGTCGGCCTAACCAACGAGCAAAAGCGCCTAGCTCCTCCGCAGTGTAGAGGATCTGCACACGGGAATCACGCGCTGTTGTGTTGTAAACCCGCGAAGTATTCGTGGCGGTGGTGGTGGAGCCCACGGTCTGGGTGAGCGTGGCCATCCAGGTATCCACCAGCGTCGGCTCCGCATAGCTGGAGACCGTCTGGCCTACATCGTCCACCGCTGTCACGGTGCCTGTGATGGGGGCATCTGTGGGAGTCTGAGTGGGCAGATCTGTCCAAACAAAACCATCATGCTGCACGGCGTCCACGGCAAACGGTAAACTGGTGCCCGTGCGCCCGTGCGCATCCGTGGCAGTGAAGGTCATGGAGGAAGTCGTAGCCGAGACCGCTATAGACGCAGTCGCGACGCCGTGAGAAAAATCAGTCCACGTGGCGACCGAAAAAGGCACCGCCCCTACTGCCGAATCAGTGCTGAAGGCGATGTCTCCCCGATGATTGCTGATGACTTCACCATTCATATCAAAAGCTGTTAGGCTGACCGTGAAGGGCTTATTGCGTTTTTGCGTGCTGCCGATGGGACCGAAGGTGTAATGGTCCACCTCATTATCCGCCACCGTGACCGTGCGTGTGGCGGAGGCATAACCCACAGCACTGGCCGCGATCACGACCTGCTGCGTGCCATCCCGAAGTGCATCATCCACCCCCGTCATGGAGAACTGCACCTGAGACTGCCCTGCTGGAATCATAACAGAACTAGGCATGTCCAATTCCGATGCATCACTGTTGGTTAGCAACAGGACTCGATCTGAAACCTGCACGGTGTTAACAGTGGCGGTCAGAACCACGGAGCTATCCCCTTCCCGAGTAAAACTAGGCCCCGTGAGCAGGATGGCGGGTGCGTCATCATCCACGAGCTGCGTGACTGCACTGGCGGAGACCCAACCGGGCACGGTAGCCGTGACTGTGACAGCCCGTGTCCCCTCAGCCACGGCATTGTCTGGCATCGCCATCGTCCAGCTCACAGGTGCTGTGCTGCCCGCTGGGAGTGTGACCACCGCAGGCACTGAAAGACTAGCATGATCGCAGGCCAGCATCACCTGGACTTCACGCGCAGGCGGGCTGCTGACCTGGAGCTGCCCACTGAGGACGGCGTTGCCCTCAGTGATGAGGCTGGGCAGAGTGAGTGTCAGCGTAGCACTCTCGTTATCCGTCACTGCCACAGTGGCCACGCCGGGGGCAATGCCAGAGGCGGAAGCGGTAATGCGAACTGTTTGAGTTCCATCCAGCAAGGCATCATCCACAGGCTGCAGGCTGAAGGTCTGGCTGACTTGCCCAGCAGGCAAAAGTAGGGTCGTAGGAACCAACGCAGCCGTGGCATCACTGGATGTAAGCGTCACGCTCATCGCGTGAGAACGAGGTGCATCCAGACGCACGGTGCCTGTGATGGGGGCTGCATTTTCAGCCACCGCCGCTGCCAGCTCCAGCGTGAACTCGGTCTGCGGCTCGGCCAGAAACTGAATGTCATCCACATTCCAGCCGGAGTAGTTGCCTGCATTCGTCAGAGGCTGGTAGCTCCACCGCACCTGCACTCCGGGGTGACCATCCACCACAGTGGAAATGTCATAGTCCATCAACTGCCAGTGATCATCCAACGTTGGATTACTATCGTTGACAAATACCTCCCGCCAAGGTCCATCCAGACGACGAACCTCCAGGGTGATTCGATTGTTCGTTAGGCCGGGAGTATTCAGCCATCGCTGAAACCGCAGGCGCGTGTTTTTATAAGCGGTAAAATCCAGTGCTGCAGAAGTCAGATAAAAAGGGCCTGAAGGAGTGCTGGTGGGATTGCCAGAGAGATTCACTCCATACACTTGACTGCCCGTTGCCCCTGCGGCGGGATCTGCATATCCACTCCCTCCCGTGGCCTGTCCCCCGTTGCCGCCAGGCACTCCATGCACCCATTCGCCCGTCGTCGTCCAGCCTGCGGGAGCCTCGTCCAAAGTGAATGAGTGAACCACTGGGGGAGCGATGTAGAGACGCACGCCGATGGGCTGCTTAAAACCCGTGGCCGAATTTTGAAACACCACTTGGCTGCTGTGAAAACCCGCCTTTTGTGCCCCTGCCTGAAATTGAACAGTGACGACTGTCTGAGCTCCTGGCTGCAAGCTACCACCTGAAGGCGAACAACTCATCCAAGCAGCGTCACTGCTAGCGGTCCAGGACAGAGGTTCTGCGCCATCGTTGCGAAGGGTCAAAGTCTGCGCGGTTGGGGTAAAAGAACCGCCTTTATTTCCCATCACATTCCAGCCACTGCGGTCACTGATTTCAAGCGCATCCGGAACGGTGTAGGATTCAGTGAGGCCAGTGGTGGTGGTGCTGGTCGGAGCCATGGCCCCATCTCCGAGACCGCGCTTCGCAAAGGCGGTCCAGACCTCTCCTAGATCTTCGGCATGATGCACCCAAACGGCCTGAAGGATGCCGTCCCGTGCCTGCACAAAGTTGGGATTGGAAGGGCATAATTTCATGCCTTCAGTCACCAAAAAAAGAGCCCGCTCATTGCCAATGGCAAAGCCGTGTTTCAGAATGAGATTCGCCCGCAGTTCCCATAAAAAAACGCACCACACCGTGCCCTGATAATGCACCTGAGTGGCATCCTGCGTGGCAGCGAAAGTGGGATTTCGCGGCACTTCGGGATGCCAGTTTACTTGAGTCGGATCAATGTCCCGAAAGGTGTGGGGGTTTTTCCCCATATCGGTGCTGTAGCTGTAACGCCTCGCTCCATAGTAGTAGTTTTCAGAAAACCAGTCACCGCCCAGGTAACGGGAGTAGCCTCCACGTGCCCAGTTACCATGGGGATTGTCCTGTGCCTCTGCGGTGAGCGCCATGCCGTAAAAGTCAGACCATCCTTCCCCCATCCCACGCGTGCTGAGGGCTGAAATGGTGACTGAGGGCCCTCCTACCAAACGATTGCTCAAACCATGCGCGTATTCATGCAGCACCACCTCTGCCTCGAAAGAGCCATCACGATCAGGGCTGGGGCCCGTCCAGTTAAACATCTGCATGCGCCCGCGCCCACCATCCACGGGGGTGGAAAAGTTCGCGTTGTTCGTGCCGGATCCATCTTGGGCCTCCGCATTGACCGGGTCATTTCCCTCTCCACCCCGGCCGAAGTTATCGAGCTGGAAATTGCCCGCAGCCTCAGTGAAGCCCAAGTCATAGAGGCGATCATGAGCAAAGTTGGTCCAGTAAAAAAGTTGCGTCACTGAAGCATCCTTATTCGCCCAAGGTTCTTGCGTCAGATCCAACGGAAAGTCGAAGACACGTTCTGGAGAGCCTGTGGTGAGGGGTAGATCGGCCAGGTTATCGGCATTCGCATCCACGTAGGTGTCGGTATTGTTGCCACTTGTGGTTAGACTTCCCGCAGGAATCCATCCGCCGGGGGAAGCGAGAGGACTGAGCGCCGTGGTGGTCACATTGACACGCTGCACGGGTGCAGGCTGAAGGCTGGATGGTGACTCATGCCCTGGAGAAAATGGTGTGGGGCTTTCCGCGGTAAAGACACGATACGTGGCCTCGGCATTGTAGGCGGTGAGTGAGTGACGCACTAGTACTGAGGCCGTTTCAGCATCCACCAAGACC
It includes:
- a CDS encoding GmrSD restriction endonuclease domain-containing protein, with the translated sequence MPLEQEVLEGRQEIHTDAYSMSIGEIVNLYRDGELEIHPEFQREFRWKLSQKSRLIESILLGIPLPSIFVAQRNDGVWDVVDGLQRISTILSFMGELLDESGCKVEQLVLEKTPYLPSLEGVSWDNGMPDDLKRAFKREKFDVKIIKKESDENAKFELFQRLNTGGAGLSEQEVRNCLLLMVNRKSYEWLKERSKNENFINCLNLTDRLIDEKYEMELVLRFICIVKYDKSAPIDDEDMGPFLTTQMKRLMVDNDFAFENETKLFDTTFNILARLKGEDAFRRYSQPKQKHEGQFSVSLFECISAGVAFAIQQGQTEVEISSKLSTLVVTLADNPNFNEATKHGMRGINRLPKLVDLARELFR
- a CDS encoding MAE_28990/MAE_18760 family HEPN-like nuclease; amino-acid sequence: MKIKSIGDFEAAIDKDFQWRKHEITTIKLALKSARAHQVDVYFRSGVVLLYAHWEGLVKFSAKAYLSYVNNQGCCYHLMQPNFLFFAVKESLENSGKVNLSNYSLFEKTQDFFTTSNTQKFCVNADLHISTKENQNLTSAEFKAIVCKLGLRYLTLYELKEKLIDNQLLKYRNKVAHGESLRDEISDPLDTFTTLTDKVLENLESLCSQLRQAAQGKNFLKPAA
- a CDS encoding ABC-F family ATP-binding cassette domain-containing protein; protein product: MLTLRDVTKTFNARTLFTGANMTVNYAERVALVGPNGAGKSTLFSLILKEDEPDAGEVIRDEWTTLGYLPQESEPVGEETILDVATGKAGLIEELEKILREFEERGDVAAPEYNEAHAKHDALNDPQAEAKAKKILKGFGFKEEDFSKPAREYSGGWVMRAHLARILVIEPDLLLLDEPTNHLDLLSLMWFRNYLKNYPGAILLISHDRDFMDELIETVYEIEESKLVQYQGNYTQYLTQKEANWERAYQAWKNQQKEIEAIQEFIDRFRSVTSKAAQAQSRERQLEKMDKLDRPRPLRKAFRFNFPQPPRGGQRVIALTDIHQAYGEKKIYQGLDLEVEKGERTVLVGPNGAGKSTLIKIMAGEVPFQKGERRFGTNIKMGYFSQHRADTLDPECTILEELKRCAPELREDDARSILGSFLFKREDVYKKCKVLSGGEKSRLNLVKFLVDPPNLLLMDEPTTHLDIWAIEGLILALQKFEGTLVFISHDVHFIRSLATKVLHINAGVVTPYSGGYDYYLEKTGAEENARAAVIAG
- a CDS encoding M36 family metallopeptidase; amino-acid sequence: MLPTFDLRSPLVKGIELHLPLERARAVAQLKKAVPHLAVDFDPISQAPKWVASTSGFLTDGQSSLAAQDADAPIRKFIEQHHDVFGHGPEALDRARRVTDYSIPRGNSRKVVWHQQLEGIDIFEAVFQANLTASSALINVGSQFIAQPEKAAGKKDRAALLAAPPVPVAQAVAAAGQNVGEKIAETAVRPMGPPEDQPDRKQRFRAAVLTDAEARLIWVPMDATTLRLAWDVTLTSRSRGEMYRVLVDAETASVLVRHSLTAYNAEATYRVFTAESPTPFSPGHESPSSLQPAPVQRVNVTTTALSPLASPGGWIPAGSLTTSGNNTDTYVDANADNLADLPLTTGSPERVFDFPLDLTQEPWANKDASVTQLFYWTNFAHDRLYDLGFTEAAGNFQLDNFGRGGEGNDPVNAEAQDGSGTNNANFSTPVDGGRGRMQMFNWTGPSPDRDGSFEAEVVLHEYAHGLSNRLVGGPSVTISALSTRGMGEGWSDFYGMALTAEAQDNPHGNWARGGYSRYLGGDWFSENYYYGARRYSYSTDMGKNPHTFRDIDPTQVNWHPEVPRNPTFAATQDATQVHYQGTVWCVFLWELRANLILKHGFAIGNERALFLVTEGMKLCPSNPNFVQARDGILQAVWVHHAEDLGEVWTAFAKRGLGDGAMAPTSTTTTGLTESYTVPDALEISDRSGWNVMGNKGGSFTPTAQTLTLRNDGAEPLSWTASSDAAWMSCSPSGGSLQPGAQTVVTVQFQAGAQKAGFHSSQVVFQNSATGFKQPIGVRLYIAPPVVHSFTLDEAPAGWTTTGEWVHGVPGGNGGQATGGSGYADPAAGATGSQVYGVNLSGNPTSTPSGPFYLTSAALDFTAYKNTRLRFQRWLNTPGLTNNRITLEVRRLDGPWREVFVNDSNPTLDDHWQLMDYDISTVVDGHPGVQVRWSYQPLTNAGNYSGWNVDDIQFLAEPQTEFTLELAAAVAENAAPITGTVRLDAPRSHAMSVTLTSSDATAALVPTTLLLPAGQVSQTFSLQPVDDALLDGTQTVRITASASGIAPGVATVAVTDNESATLTLTLPSLITEGNAVLSGQLQVSSPPAREVQVMLACDHASLSVPAVVTLPAGSTAPVSWTMAMPDNAVAEGTRAVTVTATVPGWVSASAVTQLVDDDAPAILLTGPSFTREGDSSVVLTATVNTVQVSDRVLLLTNSDASELDMPSSVMIPAGQSQVQFSMTGVDDALRDGTQQVVIAASAVGYASATRTVTVADNEVDHYTFGPIGSTQKRNKPFTVSLTAFDMNGEVISNHRGDIAFSTDSAVGAVPFSVATWTDFSHGVATASIAVSATTSSMTFTATDAHGRTGTSLPFAVDAVQHDGFVWTDLPTQTPTDAPITGTVTAVDDVGQTVSSYAEPTLVDTWMATLTQTVGSTTTATNTSRVYNTTARDSRVQILYTAEELGAFARWLGRLDFSRYQDSGQTLGQFTLRLKHTHRDSLAGATWEEGGWTTVFSAATFAVNATNPAFQRPFFYNGIQNLMVDISFRNAVPTAAPTVRCSTTAPARMLSGTSDGQHGDPLAWTQTTGPVAVISDELPTLLHYELKNVGPIVNSPLSFSVGSAGVQAFMPVSPTNTLWLRAQAPSGVVGFSPPIFTTSPSLVTGSDLVLFEGFESGLLGPQWSTADSSPTARAQVVSGYTPKSGSYHLLLDAPTSSTGTFVRNSPTLTVNLAGRSHVSVEWYAKEYSDDNHPASPMGPLGTFGSTANFDGVAISQDGVTWHEISSFVSLSSSYASTATRVYLDPILQHLGWSYNATFKIRFSQYDDQSATSDGIALDSIAIRANPTSAIGFALPATMMEGSLNVPVQVSLASPVLFNTTVTFTCNARARLSLPSSVTIPAGQTSATILISAPQNQIADLGKAVIITAAATAKPTSYNHIRVLDDEVTSLNLSLPVSVMEGNPTATATVQMSSFLANPIPVYLSSASPDQVRVHSSVATIPAGQNSTSFPISAVDDVFLDGAQEISLTASANGMQAVTATLSVLDNESAQIVMTEPDPLREGGVASEVTLTLSGPRSEDTVVELSSSDTSAATVPPIVILPAGEMSVSFEVAPVDDALRDGEQTALIRVSSAGLLGGSVAVQVLDDEPAHIAVSPIASPQVQGRPIQLSLTAKDETGALIPYHGTALLTARSGSYPLPVTPAAPITFVQGTWVGAVSLGEARGSVVLVITTPGGLVSISPPFDVNPTTIPEGLVVPVPALNPEPLFTSGLANQILWPAVPTGVEIQVEAALDAAFTQSQIGTWVPGVGYTFSGLVDGQTYHYRARSRVATSTVTPQTWQQTVTAGEVTWSSSEIGSASAGTFESLIIQPTSLYRWGTLLFSPDQPAQTTVMVDVLAPSGQVLATAVPSGTDLHALTGGADIPAIRLRARLTSTVTGGAAGALSWSVSHLPLPTFVYSAPSASVASTQDSTPPALALLTPVIRCLSRTSADISGTAADAGSGLASVSINGQPVASANGYASWHQSLTGLQDGANVFTLTATDRASPPNTTTVISRIYRIANPAGDNNRNGIADLLDHALGIPPAVTQGPAMLPHASRGRSLTTGETYLLLNYRRHIERSGLHYIIETSENLTHWDSSGQDVVEESVTPNDDGLTETVQVRVTPELGHQRAKFVRVQVGLDSN